The following proteins are encoded in a genomic region of Gimesia algae:
- a CDS encoding sugar-binding protein: protein MKTCRELIRSCSLFATIFSISLLLPACNQQNGNGKKTVAFVTNGVDPFWVIAQRGAEKAGEDLDVNVEVRMPPQGVADQKRMVQELLAQNVDGIAISPIDPENQNELLKEIAARSILITQDSDAPESPRQCYIGMDNYTAGRMCGELVKEALPDGGEVMLFVGRLGQANARQRRQGVIDELMDRSHDGSRYDKPGEVIKNDKYSILDTRTDDFDHPQAKANAEDAIANHPNLKCMVGLFAYNPPLCLEAIRDAGKLKEIKVVSFDENEASLQGIMDGTVVGTVVQNPYQYGYESVRVLKALANGDKSVIPENEILHIPARKIRKDNVEEFWTELKSLLGDSAKKDPGQTVNETIKSAKKTDPGATPDPRYPQQQKEPQKDE, encoded by the coding sequence TTGAAAACCTGTCGCGAATTGATTCGGAGTTGCAGCCTTTTTGCAACAATCTTTAGTATTTCTCTCCTGTTACCCGCCTGTAACCAGCAGAATGGGAACGGTAAAAAAACAGTTGCCTTCGTCACAAACGGAGTCGACCCGTTCTGGGTGATTGCCCAGAGAGGTGCTGAAAAAGCGGGTGAAGACCTGGATGTGAATGTCGAAGTGAGAATGCCCCCCCAGGGTGTGGCGGATCAGAAACGAATGGTTCAGGAACTGCTGGCTCAAAACGTCGATGGAATTGCGATCAGCCCGATTGATCCGGAAAATCAAAATGAGCTGTTAAAAGAAATCGCCGCGCGATCGATTCTGATCACTCAAGATTCCGACGCACCGGAAAGCCCACGTCAGTGCTATATCGGCATGGATAACTACACCGCCGGTCGCATGTGTGGAGAACTGGTCAAAGAAGCCCTGCCGGATGGAGGCGAGGTCATGCTGTTTGTAGGGCGTCTGGGTCAGGCCAATGCCCGTCAACGCAGGCAGGGTGTGATTGACGAACTGATGGATCGCTCGCACGACGGTTCACGCTACGACAAACCAGGTGAGGTCATCAAGAATGACAAATACTCTATTCTGGATACCCGTACTGACGACTTCGACCATCCGCAAGCCAAAGCGAATGCGGAAGACGCGATTGCCAATCATCCCAATTTAAAATGCATGGTCGGTCTGTTTGCTTACAATCCCCCGCTCTGCCTGGAGGCGATTCGTGACGCCGGTAAACTGAAAGAAATCAAGGTTGTCTCATTTGACGAAAATGAAGCCAGCCTGCAGGGAATCATGGATGGTACGGTCGTAGGCACTGTCGTTCAAAACCCTTACCAGTACGGCTACGAATCGGTACGCGTTTTGAAAGCACTCGCCAACGGTGACAAATCGGTGATCCCGGAGAACGAAATTCTGCACATTCCGGCTCGCAAAATCCGTAAGGACAATGTTGAGGAGTTCTGGACCGAACTGAAATCACTGCTCGGCGATTCTGCGAAAAAGGATCCGGGACAAACCGTAAACGAGACAATAAAATCTGCAAAGAAAACTGATCCGGGAGCAACACCAGACCCCCGTTACCCACAACAGCAGAAAGAACCGCA